Part of the Halomarina litorea genome is shown below.
AACGAACGCGGCGTGCCGGTCGTCTTCGACCCCGTCGGGGCGGGCGCGACGCCCACCCGCGACCGGGTCGCGGCGCGACTCTGCGAGGAGGTCGACCTCGCCGTCGTGAAGGGCAACTACGGCGAGGTGAGCGCCCTCGCCGGGGACGAGGGCGAGGTGCGGGGCGTGGAGTCGATGGGCGAGTACGCCGACATCGCCGCCTCCGCGCGACGACTGTCCCGCGAGACGGGCGCGGTCGTCGTCGCCTCCGGCGAGGCGGACGTGGTCGCGGGCGAGGAGGCCGTCTACACCGTCGACGGCGGTGACGGCCTCCTGACGCGGGTCGTCGGGACCGGGTGTCTGCTCGGCGTGAGTGCCGCCACGTTCTGTGGCGTCACGGACGACCCCCTCCGGGCGAGTCTGGACGCCTGCGTGGCCTTCGGCGTCGCGGCGGAACGCGCCGCCGCCTCGGACGTGGCCGGCCCCGCGAGCTTCAAGGTCGCCTTCCTCGACGCGGTGGCCGCCCTCTCGCCCG
Proteins encoded:
- the thiM gene encoding hydroxyethylthiazole kinase, whose product is MSSDAPLDVAGSLRALEANSPLVHSITNDVTVNEVANVTLLWGGLPVMADDRREVAEMVAGASALHLNMGTVSEDGEETMVAAGQAANERGVPVVFDPVGAGATPTRDRVAARLCEEVDLAVVKGNYGEVSALAGDEGEVRGVESMGEYADIAASARRLSRETGAVVVASGEADVVAGEEAVYTVDGGDGLLTRVVGTGCLLGVSAATFCGVTDDPLRASLDACVAFGVAAERAAASDVAGPASFKVAFLDAVAALSPEDLPAPEALAERVRRAD